A window from Athalia rosae chromosome 5, iyAthRosa1.1, whole genome shotgun sequence encodes these proteins:
- the LOC105687313 gene encoding UDP-sugar transporter UST74c, which translates to MVGVITAMTSSQHSVVFLQIGSALFYGISSLMITVINKTVLTSYNFPSFQILGIGQMFATILVLFVAKKLRYVDFPDLEVGTLRKIWPLPMIYIGNMIFGLGGTKQLSLPMFTALRRFSILMTMIAEYYILGVHARASVQFSVYTMVLGAILAASNDLAFNLEGYVFILLNDFFTAANGVYMKKKLDSKELGKYGLMYYNSLFMVIPAAGIAAWSGDVQKVLEFEYWTNLMFLLQFLLSCVMGFVLSYSVILCTLHNSALTTTIIGCLKNICVTYLGMIIGGDYIFSWLNFVGLNLSVIGSLIYTWVTFRRKEPPELPKYSPLRVDETDSKIQIL; encoded by the coding sequence atggtaggaGTAATAACAGCGATGACTTCGAGCCAGCACAGTGTCGTATTCTTACAGATAGGTTCCGCACTTTTTTACGGAATATCGTCACTGATGATTACAGTTATTAACAAGACTGTACTTACATCTTACAATTTTCCTTCGTTCCAAATACTGGGCATTGGTCAAAtgtttgcaaccatacttgtCTTATTTGTGGCAAAGAAATTACGATATGTGGATTTTCCTGACTTAGAGGTTGGAACTTTGAGGAAGATTTGGCCTTTACCTATGATTTACATTGGTAACATGATATTTGGATTGGGTGGCACAAAGCAATTGAGTCTTCCGATGTTTACTGCCCTTAGACGTTTCAGCATCCTAATGACGATGATTGCAGAATACTATATACTCGGAGTACACGCTCGTGCCTCTGTTCAATTCAGTGTTTACACTATGGTACTTGGTGCAATATTGGCTGCTTCGAACGATCTTGCCTTCAATCTAGAGGGCTACGTTTTCATTctgttgaatgatttttttaccgCAGCCAACGGTGTGTATATGAAGAAGAAATTGGACTCAAAAGAGCTAGGAAAATATGGTTTGATGTACTACAACTCGTTGTTTATGGTTATACCGGCGGCAGGTATAGCGGCGTGGTCTGGTGACGTGCAAAAAGTTTTGGAATTTGAGTACTGGACTAATCTCATGTttcttttgcaatttttattatcttgtGTAATGGGCTTTGTACTATCTTACAGTGTGATATTATGCACTCTGCACAATTCCGCACTAACTACAACAATTATtggttgtttgaaaaatatatgcgTCACTTATCTCGGAATGATAATCGGTGGCGATTACATATTCTCTTGGCTCAACTTTGTAGGATTGAATTTAAGCGTCATCGGTAGTTTAATTTACACTTGGGTAACATTCCGGAGAAAGGAACCCCCTGAATTGCCTAAATATTCTCCTCTGAGAGTCGATGAAACGGATagtaaaattcaaatactTTAA
- the LOC105687314 gene encoding protein stunted-like isoform X1, with translation MSAWRQAGLNYINYSQIAAKLVRQALKPQFKADALKRDTSAVKFTQWKDGKAITDKY, from the exons ATGAGTGCGTGGAGACAAGCTGGACTCAA CTATATCAATTACTCACAGATTGCTGCTAAGCTTGTTCGCCAAGCTTTGAAACCGCAGTTTAAAGCTGATGCCCTCAAGCGGGACACCTCCGCAGTGAAGTTTACACAGTGGAAGGATGGCAAGGCTATCA CTGATAAATACTAG
- the LOC110116787 gene encoding ubiquinone biosynthesis protein COQ4 homolog, mitochondrial, protein MHKIKKYVAVQPHRVFGEPKKMSRISQYKSTARRFCSSEAFAEDFKKNHVQLSVLQRTVLSAGAAVISLANPFRGDMIACLGETTGQNALVHCLKEMQSSPEGQRILEQRPRINSSTIDIPALKRLPDETLGKCYYNFLEHNEVTPDSRAPVKFINDIELAYVMQRYREVHDIYHAALSMPTTMLGEVTVKWVEALQTHLPMCISGALFGAMRLRPRQRKNYVDHYLPWALSTGSNAKFLLGVYFEERWEQPLKEFHKEMNISPLVI, encoded by the exons ATGCACAAGATCAAAAAATACGTGGCAGTCCAACCTCATCGGGTTTTTGGCGAGCCGAAGAAGATGTCACGAATATCACAGT ACAAATCCACAGCACGTAGATTTTGCTCGTCCGAAGCGTTTGCGGAGGATTTCAAGAAAAATCATGTGCAATTATCAGTTCTACAACGAACAGTTCTATCGGCTGGTGCCGCAGTTATATCATTGGCCAATCCTTTTCGTGGAGACATGATCGCTTGCCTTGGTGAAACAACTGGGCAAAATGCTCTTGTACATTGTCTGAAAGAAATGCAATCTTCACCGGAAGGGCAACGGATTCTAGAGCAAAGACCTCGTATTAATTCATCGACCATTGATATACCTGCCCTGAAACGTCTGCCTGATGAAACGCTTGGaaaatgttattataattttttggaaCACAAT GAAGTTACTCCGGATTCAAGAGCTCctgtaaaatttatcaatgacATAGAGCTTGCCTACGTTATGCAGAGATACAGAGAAGTACATGATATCTACCATGCGGCTTTATCAATGCCGACTACAATGCTCGGCGAAGTTACCGTCAAATGGGTTGAAGCCCTGCAAACTCACCTGCCGATGTGCATATCAGGGGCATTATTTGGAGCAATGAGACTGCGCCCGAG gcaaagaaaaaattatgtcgATCATTACTTACCTTGGGCATTGAGTACGGGGTCAAACGCTAAATTTTTACTTGGTGTTTATTTTGAAGAACGTTGGGAGCAGCCGCTAAAGGAATTTCACAAAGAAATGAACATCTCTCCGCTTGTCATTTAA
- the LOC105687314 gene encoding protein stunted-like isoform X2, with protein MSAWRQAGLNYINYSQIAAKLVRQALKPQFKADALKRDTSAVKFTQWKDGKAIKS; from the exons ATGAGTGCGTGGAGACAAGCTGGACTCAA CTATATCAATTACTCACAGATTGCTGCTAAGCTTGTTCGCCAAGCTTTGAAACCGCAGTTTAAAGCTGATGCCCTCAAGCGGGACACCTCCGCAGTGAAGTTTACACAGTGGAAGGATGGCAAGGCTATCA AGTCATAA